The sequence below is a genomic window from Cucumis melo cultivar AY chromosome 5, USDA_Cmelo_AY_1.0, whole genome shotgun sequence.
ttcagagtgtatcggtggagttagaatttctatttggtatggttggaaagcttattcaatttactacaactttcatgaagaaattgtaaaccaaaaacgactaaaaattggttaaattgtaggaacaagttaaagaggtcgtgtgcgcgcgattctggaagtggttctgttttgagggttatatgtgtttatgcacggagaatcagatttatatgtcttcaggtaagttttagaggatcttaaaatgaagagtttgatataaagaacactcattttggttaaatattgagaaagttatagttctttgaagtttatgttagaaatctggaaattttagagaattgttgaaataggattttatttcttaagctttgttttcgtgagcgtcatctttggtgcgacatgttatgtatatctttaggaaaccagaatgtttaaggttttaatactcggttgggttgttggcaggccgagaagaattaaaccgagcttatagaccaaggatctagcccaagactgtgagtgacaaaaccaactttgaaatattttccataactgttattatgattgaatgcgataaatgtttatttacgaagccatgaaaggtatttgaatttcatgactattttcaagtatacatttggagactagatttcgtaaagaaatttatgctagcacgtagatattaaatgtttggaaagtatttaaaccacaatattttaagcaaagcatgaattagtatgaagttttgttttaagaactacaattttccacgaaagagctgagtaaagttcgagctttgtgtaaaatttataagcaggcatgttttaatattttatgatgatttatgaaattttcattaactacatgactgagatcttgagcctgaggctagagattaccgtgtgcacactggttagatttcgttgttgacgttgagtgtactccgtaacaacgatgctgtcgtgagtgctgggcgggccccactacgacaaagacgatgggagtgttgggcgggccccactacatcgtagtgcttgtaaactttgttgtactaggtgtaccctacacaacgtagattcgtcatgttagttaaaatgcttcgatatacttgatatgccttgctagatttcaatgatgaacatgctgagtatttaaggaagctattcttactattacacatttacatttacgacttgtataaacagatttatatgtgtaaagttttcacgtgctcttatctttaaattcatagttttaaactgagtcactcactgagctccatagctcaccctttccaaaatgttttacccattttccaggtagagatcgacttcccggtgcctgatagactgccttagtctgcggaagcttcattatcgattaccagtacgtgttttgagttgggcataaagtctgttgtgttgtgatgtattcacacccttgtatgttatagatactccacagtttgtataagctttaggagctgtagttgtgtaaattttgttggttatattttgattaaggtgtctttaggtttactcgtgaaattggtaaattttgaggtacacttcatgtatgtgtttgactagctgtgtttgactagcctaggatccgatgtgttttgtggcatgtacaatagtttatatactagattggcaagttcatcacatgaaagttttaagcagagtcgacagatacaggtacagaataacgttgttcatcggcttcacgccatctttcagtctaaggtagcaggtagtccgggagggggtgtgacaacttggtatcagagcagtttgctccatgggaattaaggtagagcggttagctctaagaagaaactggaaagtaaataattgaacgtcaagttagcttaaagggaactagtggagtatggtctaggtaagggtagaagtgagtccaattattattaatacgtgagtagacatttagtatcatgcatttgagttaagtatttatagtatgtctaatgtgttgacatattataggagtcatgccaccacgtactggtagacgacgccggcagaatcaggacggaatgcaaggtcctacccaaggtccatctgtaggggaatctagtaccctaggagttcgaggtggtgcaggaaacgagcagtttgcgagaacaacacaggaaataggaaggacagatagagcagagcctagtgatccagaaaaggcatacggaattgaacggctaaagaagttaggggctacagtgtttgaaggttccacagatccagctgatgcagagaactggttgaatatgcttgaaaagtgttttgatgtgatgaattgtcctgaggagcgaaaggttagattggccacatttttgttgcaaaaagaggctaaaggatggtggaaatctatattagcaagacgcagtgatgcacgtgctttagactggcagacttttagaggcatattcgaagataagtattatcccagcacatactgcgaagccaagagggatgaatttctggggttgaaacaaggatcactttcagtggctgagtatgagaggaagtataccgagctttcacggtatgctgacgttgttatagcttctgagagtgacaggtgccgaaggtttgaaagagggttgcgttttgaaatacgtaccccagttacagccattgctaagtggacgaatttctctcagttagtggagactgcccttcgtgtggagcagagtataacagaagagaaatcggcagtggagcttagtcgtgggacttcaacagctagtggatttagaggccgtgagcagcggaggttcacgcctgggataaatatttcaagccgtcaagattttaagaatcgctctggaggccaagcatcgaggaacgtgagttatggtagtgtttttcagagacagagccagagaatacctagtcaacccattagatcaacagtaagatcgcaaccaggtcaggagtccattgctagtaccgtcaggcgaataccatgcacgagttgtggcaggaaccatcggggtcagtgtttggtaggtgccggtgtatgttaccagtgcggacagccaggacatttcaagaaagattgtccgcagttgaacatgacagttcagagacatcagggagttgggtcccagacagttgagcaatcgagagtttcagtggttccaacagagggcaccagtggtgcaaggcaaaagggagttgttggaagaccgaggcaacagggaaaagtctatgctatgactcaacaagaagtagaggatgcaccagacgttattactggtacgattcttatttgtaatgtacctgcagatgttttatttgatccaggtgctacgcattcgtttgtttctagtatatttctgactaagttgaataggatgctagagcctttatctgaggggttagctatatacactccagttggtgacgttttacttgttaatgaggtgttacgtaattgtgaagttttagtataaggtatcagtttgctagtggacttgctaccactagagttgcagaggttagatgtaattttgggaatggatttcttatttgctcattatgcatctatggattgccataggaaggaagtggttttcagaaaaccaggctttgctgaagtggtttttagaggtatgaggaaggccgtttctagaagtctaatctcagttttgaaagctgagaaattactgaggaagggttgcacagcgtttcttgcacacatcgtagtagtgcagagagaaaaactaaagccagaagatgttcctgtggtgaaagagtttcttgatgtatttccagatgatctgtcaggtttgccacctgatagagagattgagttcaccattgaattattaccaggaacagcacctatttcacaggccccgtatagaatggctccaagcgagctaaaagaattgaagatgcagttacaagaactagttgacaagggatacatcaggcctagtgtttcgccgtggggagcaccagtgctttttgtgaaaaagaaagatggtaccctcagattatgtattgactatagacagttaaacaaggttacaatatgtaacaagtatcctttaccacgcatcgatgacttatttgatcaactaaggggagcagcgttgttctctaagattgacttaaagtcaggataccaccagttgaaggttagagaatcagatattgctaagatagcatttagaacgaggtatgggcattatgagtttcgagttatgacattcggtttaacgaatgcgccagcggttttcatggatctcatgaacaggatcttccatcggtatttagatcagtttgtgattgtgttcattgatgatatattagtttacttagttgacagagaatctcatgaggaacatctgaggattgttctacagactctacgtgaaaaacagttatacgctaagttcagcaaatgtgagttctggttggaacaggtagtatttttggggcatgtagtttcagcaaaaggagttagtgtcgatccacaaaaagtagaagcggttgtcaattgggaaagaccaattagtgcgacagaagtacgtagtttcctgggtttggcaggatactataggcgttttattgaggatttctctcgattggcattgcctttgaccgctttgacaaggaagaatgttaagtttgagtggtcagataaatgcgagcaaagttttcaggaattgaagaaaagactagttacagcacctattttggcacttcctgtaacatggaaggactatgtgatttattgtgatgcttcaaggctaggattaggttgtgtgcttatgcaagatgggaatgtaatagcttatgcttcaaggcagttgaaggagcatgagtgtaattaccctacccatgatcttgagctagcagcagttgttttagcactaaaaatctggagacactatttgttcggggaaaagtgccatattttcacagatcatagaagtctgaagtatatttttgatcaaaaagagctaaatctgagacaaaggcgatggctagaactgattaaagattatgattgtactatagagtatcatccaggtaaggccaacgtagtagcagatgcattaagtaggaagtcaagacttccgaagagtgccttgtgtggtattcgagtagctttgttgaatgagttaagaggttccaaggcagtagtaactacagaggattcaggaagtctcttagctcaatttcaggttcggtcttctctagtaactgagattgtaagaagacagtcagaagacagtaatttacagaagaagtttgagaaatccaagaaaggcttagaggtggagtttgagctgagaacagatggagccattgttaaacaaggaagattatgtgttccgaatatcagtgagcttaagaatgctattctagaagaagctcacagttcagcttacgctatgcatccaggtagcaccaagatgtacagaactttaaagaagacttattggtggtctggaatgaagcaagagatagctgaatatgttgatagatgtttgatttgtcaacaggttaaaccagtaagacagaggccaggaggatttcttaatcctttgccagtgccagagtggaaatgggagcatattactatggattttctatttggattacctcgtacatccagtggacatgatggtatatgggtaatagtagacagactcaccaagacgacacgatttataccgattaaaatgacatctacgttagaccagctagcgagattatatgttgataagattgtgagtcagtatggagtaccagtgtccatagtttcagatagggatccgaggtttacttctaaattttggcctagtttacagaaagcaatgggaacagggctaaagtttagtacatcatttcatccccaaacagatggtcagtccgagaggaccatccaaactttagaggacatgttgagagcatgtgtcctacaacttaaaggaagttgggatacccacttgccacttatggagtttgcttataataataactatcagtctagtatcggtatggcaccatatgaagccttatacgggagaccatgcagaactcctgtgtgctggaatgaagtgggagagcggaagttagtaggtcctgagttggttcagattacgacaaacaatattaagttgatcagagaaaatctgaggaaagcccaagatcgacagaaaagttatgcggataagcgacgaagaaacctagaattccaagttggagatcaagttttcttgaaattatctccatggcgaggtgttattcgtttcggaagaaaaggtaagttaagtcctagatatattgggccatatcagataacggaacgagtgggaccagcagcgtatagacttgagttgccaatagaacttgcacgaatacatgatgttttccatgtatccatgttaagaaaatatataccagatccatcgcatgtgttgcaagatcaatcagttgaattaaaagaagatttgagttatgttgaagaaccagttcagattctcgacagaaaggaacaagttttgagaaacaaaacgattccactcataaaaattttgtggagacatcatggagcggaggaggcaacttgggaaccagaatatcagatgaagaagagctatccgatacttttcagttaaggacattctaaatttcgaggacgaaattttctaaagggaaggtaagttgtaaacccgatattttcttggtttaatttctttacatgtggaaaaaaaaagaaaaaaaatggaaattaagtgtaaatataaatatatatatatttatatattaaatagttttattaaattaattaaagaaaagaaagaaaagaaaggacaaaaagaagaaaaggagaagaaaatttcattttctcttttcttcttcttcttcttcccttcccttcaccgccaagtttgaagacatccaagttccctttatttttttttttctttttccttcttcaatttgcagagaacttctaagagagagtttggaagaagaagagaaattttactagaatttttaggttgaagaagaggaggagaactcaagcaaagtgtatcaatggctgaattttagttcattctgcacatcactggtttttaattcggtttgaactcttcaaaaggaattaagaggtgcgatttacatttactgaaagttaactcatttttaaacaaactttatgaagaacgttggagcaaattcggattttcatttggtgctttttgatgaagaaaacagggcagttggttttcactcgaaatcaggaggtctctggtttttcttgtatttcagagtgtatcggtggagttagaatttctatttggtatggttggaaagattattcaatttactacaactttcatgaagaaattgtaaaccaaaaacgactaaaaattggttaaattgtaggaacaagttaaagaggtcgtgtgcgcgcgattctggaagtggttctgttttgagggttatatgtgtttatgcacggagaatcagatttatatgtcttcaggtaagttttagaggatcttaaaatgaagagtttgatataaagaacactcattttggttaaatattgagaaagttatagttctttgaagtttatgttagaaatctggaaattttagagaattgttgaaataggattttatttcttaagctttgttttcgtgagcgtcatctttggtgcgacatgttatgtatatctttaggaaaccagaatgtttaaggttttaatactcggttgggttgttggcaggccgagaagaattaaaccgagcttatagaccaaggatctagcccaagactgtgagtgacaaaaccaactttgaaatattttccataactgttattatgattgaatgcgataaatgtttatttacgaagccatgaaaggtatttgaatttcatgactattttcaagtatacatttggagactagatttcgtaaagaaatttatgctagcacgtagatattaaatgtttggaaagtatttaaaccacaatattttaagcaaagcatgaattagtatgaagttttgttttaagaactacaattttccacgaaagagctgagtaaagttcgagctttgtgtaaaatttataagcaggcatgttttaatattttatgatgatttatgaaattttcattaactacatgactaggtgagtatttaaggaagctatgtactaggtgtaccctacacaatgtagattcgtcatgttagttaaaatgcttcgatatacttgatatgccttgctagatttcaatgatgaacatgctgagtatttaaggaagctattcttactattacacatttacatttacgacttgtataaacagatttatatgtgtaaagttttcacgtgctcttatctttaaattcatagttttaaactgagtcactcactgagctccataactcaccctttccaaaatgttttacccattttccaggtagagatcgacttcccggtgcctgatagactgccttagtctgcggaagcttcattatcgattaccagtacgtgttttgagttgggcataaagtctgttgtgttgtgatgtattcacacccttgtatgttatagatactccacagtttgtataagctttaggagctgtagttgtgtaaattttgttggttatattttgattaaggtgtctttaggtttactcgtgaaattggtaaattttgaggtacacttcatgtatgtgtttgactagctgtgtttgactagcctaggatctgatgtgttttgtggcatgtacaatagtttatatactagattggcaagttcatcacatgaaagttttaagcagagtcgacagatacaggtacagaataacgttgttcatcggcttcacgccatctttcggtctaaggtagcaggtagtccgggagggggtgtgacaaagaccgagtggatagctagggacatagggtgcaagatggaattcgctcttacccacttctgggatagtagataggttgttcccttaaggactgaatccaagtcttgaacaaggggccccaccttctcattggctcgagaaggattcaggtttatatgttgaaccttaaaccaatgGTTCAATAGttgatcagtgggtcttaaggagcaagatgtaatctcgggggtaaaacgatatttttgacccagccaagattacaaacaacctgtgaaggatcgacttacccatcatggttagattaggtggacagaaatatatctatagtaaggagcgtgcaactaagagtctttagtggaatgactctttagttaacgaatgttgattaagcttggtttaaaagagtttagccagttactctcgaatcgttggagtccatgatctataggtccattacgttcctctactagctcatatggattcaactaagaacaatatgttgaagtaactcgaattgttcgaattaagaaaagagagagaaaccgacaaatatataagatataagttggtagataaactttaaactttatgtttaaatatgatttaaataaatatgaatatagattcatatttagaagcttggaaagttttgaaacagtcaaagttgtaaaagtcatcttgttgatttttaattttgagaaacaaaactttgaccggattatattcaaatatgatttgaattttagaaaaatgaatgcagattcatactcgggaggttagaattagtcaagacgggtaaaatagtaaaaagtcaaaaagttgacttttgactaagaaaagtccaAGTTTGActactttgacttaattggtcaaatgaccaaaatgcccttttgactaattacttaattaactaaaagttagtgggcaatgtggcaacctattgtgaattagaagtcactaattttattaaagagttaatggattaatttgGTGTTgaaattatatgaaataatttgcatgcaatttgcatgtaaatttcatatataaacttctcattacagaatgagaagaggatgatgtctttcttataaaaaatcacctaaacgatacacctctTTCCCTCTTTAAAACTTTTACTtcaaaaccgagtcccacaactctgTTTTTTGtcttgagattagtaggtcagcttagtggttgtccttgctcgtgattttcaaacaaagaagaaactctagatcgaagaagaagttcataattataaaaggtaagttcatcgtttactttttacgctcttcgtttaggtccatcgcatagcatatgcatgttaatttctaaatcgtttagatgcatatagactAAAGCATGATCTTTATTATTCTGCTGCAGCATGCCTCTTGTTGTTTTCCCTTCAGTACATGCATTAAATGTCTACAAATTACATATGATATAAATAAAAGCTTTTATAGCCAACACAAAACTACAACCCAAAATTTAGTGGAAGTTCAAATATGTAAATTTCAAATCAAGAGTTCTTCACAATCGTCTCTTGCATAACTACATTTTTCATTACATTCATCAACGTTCTTGAATAGAGTTAGAGGTGTTCACAAGCTCGGTTGGAGAAAAAATATGGGTCAACCCAAAGTATTTGGATTGACAAAAAATTAACCCTACCGGTTCAATGTTCAAggttcaacccaacccaacccaacccaacttaAATAATTCAGGTTGAGCCGAGTTGGGTTAGCGggttagtctttttttttttcataaatccATAGTTTAGACAAAATTTCCACAAGCCTATAAACAATGAGAAAACATCCACAGAATTTAGAAGAATTCTCAAGAAAATATGAAATACATAGTAACAATAGATGGATACAACTTTAAATCTTTATTTTATCAatgttttttaataaaattttctcAGCTACTATTTGTTATCATCTCTGTTATTCCTTCAACATTTAACCACCCAATTGTCTAATGGCAATAACAAGAAATACTGTAGATGTGTTAGTGTAAAAAGGTGCTCTAATTAAAATCCTTGAAAGGTTTTTTGACAGCTTACATTCAATAAACCAACTAGAGAGATATTGCCAGTTGGAAGTGTGAGAGGAGTTGGAACTACATTACATTCAATAACCAGTTGAACAATTAAGACATGGGATGGGAGTCTAGACTAGCAGTGTTGACTAAAAGTGCGAAGAACTTGGGATGGGATGCGAACGACGAA
It includes:
- the LOC127149334 gene encoding uncharacterized protein LOC127149334, with amino-acid sequence MPPRTGRRRRQNQDGMQGPTQGPSVGESSTLGVRGGAGNEQFARTTQEIGRTDRAEPSDPEKAYGIERLKKLGATVFEGSTDPADAENWLNMLEKCFDVMNCPEERKVRLATFLLQKEAKGWWKSILARRSDARALDWQTFRGIFEDKYYPSTYCEAKRDEFLGLKQGSLSVAEYERKYTELSRYADVVIASESDRCRRFERGLRFEIRTPVTAIAKWTNFSQLVETALRVEQSITEEKSAVELSRGTSTASGFRGREQRRFTPGINISSRQDFKNRSGGQASRNVSYGSVFQRQSQRIPSQPIRSTVRSQPGQESIASTVRRIPCTSCGRNHRGQCLVGAGVCYQCGQPGHFKKDCPQLNMTVQRHQGVGSQTVEQSRVSVVPTEGTSGARQKGVVGRPRQQGKVYAMTQQEVEDAPDVITGTILICNVPADVLFDPGATHSFVSSIFLTKLNRMLEPLSEGLAIYTPVGDVLLVNEVLRNCEVLV